Proteins co-encoded in one Sulfurimonas sp. HSL1-2 genomic window:
- a CDS encoding HAD family hydrolase: protein MMTILFDLDGTLIDSTEAILESFHRTFDVLGGEHPTDTAIKALIGHTLDDMYLQVGIAPEAVEAYVRTYKEHYRRISTLKTVLLPQAREAIEAAAAVARLGIVTTKTGLYSRELMEHFGVMDAFEVLIGREDVTHAKPHPEPVLAALERMGADPMRSWLIGDTRLDAEAARRAGIGCIGVLSGYDNEEQLRSLTPFIEKDALEAVRYIANKGRNVTF from the coding sequence ATGATGACCATTCTTTTTGACCTGGACGGGACGCTGATCGACTCGACCGAAGCGATCCTCGAGAGTTTTCACCGTACCTTTGACGTGCTGGGGGGCGAGCACCCCACCGATACCGCGATCAAGGCACTGATCGGGCATACGCTCGACGATATGTATCTGCAGGTCGGGATTGCCCCGGAGGCGGTAGAGGCGTATGTACGGACCTACAAGGAACACTACCGCCGCATCTCGACGCTTAAAACGGTGCTCCTGCCCCAGGCGCGCGAAGCGATTGAAGCGGCTGCCGCCGTCGCGCGGCTGGGGATCGTCACGACGAAGACCGGGCTCTACTCCCGGGAGCTGATGGAACATTTCGGGGTGATGGATGCCTTCGAGGTGCTGATCGGTCGGGAGGACGTGACCCACGCCAAACCGCACCCCGAACCGGTCCTGGCGGCCCTGGAAAGGATGGGGGCAGACCCGATGCGCAGCTGGCTCATCGGCGATACCCGTCTGGATGCGGAAGCGGCACGCCGGGCCGGGATAGGCTGCATCGGTGTGTTAAGCGGGTATGATAACGAAGAACAATTACGCTCATTAACCCCATTTATAGAAAAAGATGCCCTCGAAGCGGTCCGATATATCGCAAACAAGGGGAGAAACGTAACGTTTTAA